Within the Eucalyptus grandis isolate ANBG69807.140 chromosome 1, ASM1654582v1, whole genome shotgun sequence genome, the region TGTTAGCTACATAAAATAGACCGTTTCAAATTAAGGCCGCTATTTTTTTGCAGGGTTGGTTCATAAAATGCATATCTGTTCATTTCGCaaagataaatgatttgaaaaatgttctTCTAAATATTAATCGATTATTTATTATTCGTatacaatcaaaatattttatatttaatcatCTTTGCAAGTAATATGAgtcatcatttttaagaaaatactttccagtcattcattttcttcaaaacaaagATATCATGCTTTCTTTGGTTTGAGCTTATTCGTATTAAGATTATTTCGATCAACCCTTTTATACACAAATAAGGGACTGGTCATGTATACTTGACATTTTCCATACATTTATGTTGATTGATTAAGTGGTTAATTTGAATGTAACAGATCTTGTATACAACTATTAGCGTTGTATGGAGCCTATGCACACCACATTATGGGTGGAGTTTTACTTAAGACACGTATCTATTGGGATTAATTGATTTGTAAAATTCGGATAATCAATATGTTAAAACATGTTCTGTAACTCATAATGCACGTGTCCGGTTTGTGTTTCAAAGATGCGATACGATTAACAAGAATGTCATGATCTAAGTTTTACAggatttatttatgaaattaaacgAGCATGATGCAAAAACACGAATTGACGGCTTAATCTCTCTCTCGGCAGGTTTCGAAGCTTGGGGCCTGAAGCTCTGCTACAACATTGAGCCTCGTCATTCACATACACAAACAACATATATTGAAGATCGTTTTGTAGGCTTCGCCAAGACGTGGAACTTTCTCTATCTCTCGCTACACACACCTAACAGATATAGAAGCATGTGTTAAGATGCATGTGTAAAGGTGCATTTGTAACGTCCTTTGGAGCCCCAAAGGTCTTTGGATAGATGCAAATGtcatttggcaaaatttttgAGTGCTTTTGGGAGATACAATTGCATCTACAAAACTCTCTAGAAGCGTTTAGCCCAAGATAGGTTCAAAAGAACTTTGGAATGCTCAGCAACTGTTGAGCGGCTAGCATGCCATTGGCAAGCCTCTGCTGGTAGGTTTTGCCATCAAATactttgatattttttatataaaaaaaaattagcgaAAATCCTTTACAAAGTATAGTTTTACCAAATGACATTTGTGTTAAGGCTGATTTCCAATGTGTTTTTAAATTACTCTTTAACAAACACTATTCATATTTCAAAAAACTCTTCACCTCAAAGACCTTTGCATCTTCTCAAAAAACATTCCCCTAAAGTTgaaccaaatttagaaaatctcaCATCAAAAAATTAGTGCAGGATGAAGAAATATGAACATATTATAATTGACCTATAACTTATTACTTAAATtttttgagtgaaaaataaatttagttggATATGTTAATGGACTCCCTTTTTGGTGGTCTCTGTCGAGTAAAGGCACCGGGCTCCTACCGGCACATTGGGTAGGCTTCCAAGCTCCAACaagtcttctctctctcacgcagaGGACGTATTGAAACGCCAACGGGATAGATACACTTCAATATCCAATAAGTGGAACATGTGATGACTGATGAGGGCACTAAATTGATAGAGAGGATCTCCATTCAAGGGAAAAATTCGTCCAGCCCTGATGGAAGTGCAGagctgaaaaataaaattgtacaCGGGTAACTATTTGAGCCTTGCGTGTTGCAATTGTATTTTTACCTATTATCGTCCTCGGTTCGATTAGACAGCAAGCTTTGCAAATACGTATTCCTTTggatattaaatgaaaatttgtaACATTTTCCTTAGACCGTTATGCTAAAGTTTTGCACATCAATCGCTTGTCTATAAGATGTTAGTATGCCTTCTTTTCATATAGACTCCCTCCCATCTATAAGCTTTTGGATAGGATTATCTGACCTAGTTTAATAGTCAAGTTCCACCGAGATTTATACCATGGGCGAGGCCTCTCGTTTGTCTACTCCACATGCCATTCTTAACATAGACTTTCTAGCACATAATAGCAGGACCACCTACTcccacaatatatatatatatatatattcagttTGAACTGTACTATTTCGAAGCTCATCAACATCCCCAGAACAAGATGGATCGTGCTCTTCTCTCCTCTGCGGGATTATCCGGACTTCATTCATCTGATGTAGTTTGATAATGGAAGTTGAATCTCTTTCAAAGGAGATATCATCTAACGCACCCAAAAACTGCCCGACCATCTATAAAATATCTCGACTGTTGATTTTCGTGTGGACCCTTTCCTTCTCAAGTTCGCGTGCTTTTTGCTTCTAATTATATCTGACCAAAATTGAAAACTTCAACGCTAGAGGTCGTTGGGTGGAGGATGAGCATTACCCTCAACCCTTGATTATTTCGATCCTCACTTCTCACGAAATCCTCTCCGGAGTCGCTCCCCAAACTTGTAAATGCGCTCAGTCCTTGCACGTAATCCCGCATTTTAATATTCTCACATCGAGGCGACGGAGCGAGGCTGAAGCGGTCTGGTCAATTCTTAAGGCTTTGATCATTATAGCTGGCAAGCGATTATTTTAATAAGTCTTGAGCGCTTATGATGATTTTAGAGCCGTAGGAGCTTCAACATATACTAACTATAAATAGGACCAAGAACTTGCTTTAGGATTCAAATTACCCAACTTTTGAGAGGGATCCGACTAGTCCAGACAACATCACTTAACGAGTCATGGCTGGTTCTTCTACTCCTTCCTCGCTGACGGCGGTGACCCTTCTCGCCGCATTGTTGTTGTTCCTCAATCCGTCGAACGCTCAACTGACTGCCAATTTTTATGCGAAGACATGCCCGAGCGTGTCCAGTATTGTCCAAACCGTGATCCAGGAGGCCCTTCAATCTGACCCACGCATCACTGCCAGCCTCCTCCGTCTCCATTTCCACGATTGTTTCGTCGACGTGAGTCCCTAAGCTAGATCAATTCCCATTAACAATGGTTCTCTCAATCTGATTACCAAGTAGCTAGTCACGCAACCTAATGTTTAAGCCTGACATGTGTGTTAAAAGGGGTGTGATGGATCGCTGCTGCTGGACAATAGCCCAACCATAAAGAGCGAGAAAGATGCAGCTCCGAATTTTAAGTCCGCAAGAGGGTTTGATGTCGTGGACAAGATCAAAGCGGCTATCGAGAGTGCTTGTCCAGGGACCGTGTCTTGCGCCGACATTCTTGCCCTTGCTGCTCAAGCTTCCGTCTCTTTGGTATATGTAGTTATAGTCAAAGAAACATAAACATAAATCTAAAGTATATTCAGGGTTCATTATTATAACTCACCCTACTCAAATCATTATTGTATTTCTCTTGATTATCACTCTTACCAAATTGCAGTCAGAAGGTCCATATTGGACAGTGCTCTTGGGGAGGAGGGACAGCTTGACCGCGAACCAAGCCGGAGCGAACACATCGATACCCTCCCCTTTTGATAGCTATAACAACCTCGTTTCCAAATTCTCTGCTGTTGGCTTGGACATCACCGACCTTGCTACACTTTCCGGTAAAAAAGAACAATTGGACTTGCATTTTAATACGAAACGTGCAACTGTAGATATTGATGCACAAAAAAGATTTATAGAGTGAGATGCTGGATTTTTGTCACATAATTTATCGGCACAAACATCTCTTCACTTTTGTTTAACACATTCTAACTTCCTTATATGATCATGGTCTAAGATTAATTGTAATCTATTGACATGCCTGTCTGGTACATGGCCTATGCACGCCTCGTGCATAGGCCATGCACATCTACTAGAAGGAATTTTGGCTAAGGATTATTAATCTATAATTGAATAAGTAATTTGCCCTTGACTTGAGATCGATTGACATGCATGTGTTATGCCTAGGCCATGCCTGTATCATGCATGGACCATGCACATCTACTAGAACGAATTTTGGCTAAGGATTAaggatttctttttcatcacaaGAGTATGAATATCGGGAAAGATGGTATCAAAATTTGCAAGCCCCTCATGTACTTATCCAAGAAATGCTATGTTTACATAATCAATATATTAAGTGATGTCGCAAATCGTTATTACTTATTCATATATCCACTAATGAGTTTGCTGCATATGTTTGGCATACAAATTCCGTTGAGCATTCCTAGCATTGATCTATTCATCCATCTCCATAATTAAGCATCTGCAGATATTTGTTCTCTTAGCTAACTTTTCGTGCATACGACAATAAAACAGGAGCTCACACCTTCGGACGTGCACAGTGCAAGTCATTCAACCCTAGGCTCTACAACTTCACCGCGAACGGTGGCCCTGATCCCACCATAAACCCGTGGTACTTGACCAATCTCCGGAAACTTTGCCCTCAGAATGGCGACAGTAGTGTCCTCGCCGACCTCGACCCGACAACCCCAAACTTGTTTGACAACCACTACTACTCCAACCTCCAGAAAAATGAAGGGCTTCTTCTGTCCGATCAAGAGCTGTACTCCACAACTGGCGCCGCAACAATTTCCATCGTCAACAGCTTTAGCTTTGACCAGAGTGCCTTCTTCGAGAGCTTCGCTCGGTCGATAGTAAACATGGGAAATATTAGTCCTCTCACCGGAAGTAACGGGGAGATCCGGTTCAATTGTAGGAAGGtcaattggagttgaaagagttTTTTGGGTGGCTTTGGATGCATGCATGTGGGCAAATAGCAACGTGTAAACTAAAAGTTCAGGCATTGTTGGAAATGTCAATTCTATAGGAGAGAGCTAGAGGTTTGTATTTCTACGTCAAGTGCGACATGTTAAgagttgatttgattgaagtatTTCGCTGAATTGCACATCTCTTTAAagagatcatattaaataaatgagatCTTCTCCCATGAAGAGTTTGTTGGAAATTCTTATAAACGTGAGCTAACATCAATCTCATATTATTTTAGTATGCGAAAGGCATGTGGTTATATAGTAAATAAATTACATGAGACAATGCTTGATAGCCCCAATACAATTGTTCAATCAATTTATGTTGGGCTTAAGCATATCTCGATATGGTAATAGAATGGCGTTTGATGGTCGGCGTAGGGTGGTATTTTAACAATGA harbors:
- the LOC104445916 gene encoding peroxidase A2-like, translated to MAGSSTPSSLTAVTLLAALLLFLNPSNAQLTANFYAKTCPSVSSIVQTVIQEALQSDPRITASLLRLHFHDCFVDGCDGSLLLDNSPTIKSEKDAAPNFKSARGFDVVDKIKAAIESACPGTVSCADILALAAQASVSLSEGPYWTVLLGRRDSLTANQAGANTSIPSPFDSYNNLVSKFSAVGLDITDLATLSGAHTFGRAQCKSFNPRLYNFTANGGPDPTINPWYLTNLRKLCPQNGDSSVLADLDPTTPNLFDNHYYSNLQKNEGLLLSDQELYSTTGAATISIVNSFSFDQSAFFESFARSIVNMGNISPLTGSNGEIRFNCRKVNWS